Proteins from a genomic interval of Acidimicrobiales bacterium:
- a CDS encoding type Z 30S ribosomal protein S14 — protein sequence MAKKALREKQQRTPKFKVRAYTRCRRCGRPRSVYRKFGLCRVCLREMAHAGELPGVKKASW from the coding sequence ATGGCGAAGAAAGCACTCCGCGAAAAGCAGCAACGCACCCCGAAGTTCAAGGTGCGTGCCTACACCCGGTGCCGCCGTTGTGGCCGGCCCCGTTCGGTGTACCGCAAGTTCGGCCTGTGCCGAGTCTGCTTGCGAGAGATGGCACACGCGGGCGAATTGCCCGGTGTGAAGAAGGCCAGTTGGTAG
- the rpsH gene encoding 30S ribosomal protein S8, producing MTMTDPISDMLTRIRNANVAMHDDVRMPSSKQKLALAGLLQSEGYIAGFSEADNGDKPGKTLTIEMKYSPERARVISGLTRVSKPGLRIYRKRDEIPRVQGGLGVAVVSTNKGLMSDREARKNRMGGEILCFVW from the coding sequence ATGACAATGACAGATCCCATCTCCGACATGCTCACTCGTATTCGCAACGCCAACGTGGCGATGCACGACGACGTCCGCATGCCATCCTCGAAGCAGAAGCTCGCCCTGGCGGGCCTGCTCCAGAGCGAGGGCTACATCGCCGGCTTCTCCGAAGCCGACAACGGTGACAAGCCGGGAAAGACACTGACCATCGAGATGAAGTACTCGCCTGAGCGAGCACGTGTCATCTCCGGTCTCACCCGTGTCTCGAAGCCCGGTCTGCGCATCTATCGCAAGCGTGACGAGATCCCCCGCGTGCAGGGTGGACTCGGCGTGGCGGTGGTGTCGACCAACAAGGGCCTGATGTCCGACCGAGAAGCGAGGAAGAACCGCATGGGCGGCGAAATCCTCTGCTTCGTGTGGTGA
- the rplX gene encoding 50S ribosomal protein L24: MKIRKGDRVVVLSGKDKGVEGIVERSIPEKGKVIVEGVNVAKKHQAPTRQDQQGGIIDKAMPLDVSNVAVVSPQDGKATRVGFKILDDGTKVRVCKRTGAEL, translated from the coding sequence ATGAAGATTCGCAAGGGCGATCGCGTCGTCGTCTTGTCCGGCAAGGACAAGGGCGTCGAGGGCATCGTCGAGCGTTCCATTCCCGAGAAGGGCAAGGTCATCGTCGAAGGCGTCAACGTCGCGAAGAAGCACCAGGCCCCGACTCGCCAGGACCAACAGGGCGGCATCATCGACAAGGCGATGCCGCTCGACGTCTCCAACGTCGCGGTGGTCAGCCCCCAGGACGGCAAGGCCACCCGCGTGGGCTTCAAGATCCTCGACGACGGCACCAAGGTCCGCGTCTGCAAGCGCACCGGGGCGGAACTCTGA
- a CDS encoding diguanylate cyclase, whose protein sequence is MHIRQTDVFARLGGDEFGIVMYGARVDDAKRLLHTVLEALADWPFEWDDRVFAVGASIGVVPVSSESGSVDRVLAAADSAC, encoded by the coding sequence ATCCACATCCGCCAGACCGACGTGTTCGCCCGCCTCGGTGGCGACGAGTTCGGCATCGTCATGTACGGCGCTCGCGTCGACGACGCCAAGCGGCTCCTCCACACTGTCCTCGAGGCACTCGCCGATTGGCCCTTCGAGTGGGACGATCGAGTCTTCGCAGTCGGTGCCAGTATCGGCGTCGTGCCCGTCTCGTCGGAGAGCGGCTCGGTCGACCGCGTGCTCGCCGCCGCCGACAGCGCCTGCTAA
- the rplW gene encoding 50S ribosomal protein L23, with protein MKDHRDVIIRPVVSEKSYGLLDTNVYTFVVAPGASKPEIRDAVESIFEVSVLKVNTLNRKGKRKRNRRTGGFGTKTGQKRALVTLAEGDSIDLFEA; from the coding sequence ATGAAGGACCATCGCGACGTCATCATCCGTCCCGTCGTCTCCGAGAAGTCCTACGGGCTCCTCGACACCAACGTGTACACGTTCGTGGTCGCCCCGGGCGCCTCGAAGCCCGAGATCCGCGACGCCGTGGAGTCGATCTTCGAGGTCTCGGTGCTCAAGGTGAACACGCTCAACCGCAAGGGCAAGCGCAAGCGCAACCGCCGCACCGGAGGCTTCGGCACGAAGACCGGGCAGAAGCGGGCCCTCGTCACCCTCGCCGAGGGTGACTCGATCGATCTCTTCGAGGCCTGA
- the rplB gene encoding 50S ribosomal protein L2 produces the protein MAIRKRKPTSPGRRFQTSSDFSEITETSPERSLVKGESKTGGRNNHGRKTSRHRGGGHKQKYRVIDFDRTKDGVPATVATIEYDPNRTCNIALLHYHDGEKRYILAPRDLYVGDKVMSGQGAEIRPGNSLPLRYVPVGTTVHNVELKAGAGAKLARSAGVSVQLVAKEGDFATLRLPSTEMRRVPIDCRATIGEVGNRQHELVKIGKAGRNRWKGKRPQTRGVAMNPVDHPHGGGEGKTSGGRHPVSPWGQPEGRTRKSNQESDKLIVRRRRTRGSRR, from the coding sequence ATGGCCATTCGCAAGCGCAAGCCGACAAGTCCGGGACGGCGTTTCCAGACGTCGTCGGACTTTTCCGAAATCACCGAGACCAGCCCCGAGCGCAGCCTCGTCAAGGGTGAGTCCAAGACCGGTGGACGCAACAACCACGGTCGCAAGACCAGTCGCCATCGCGGCGGCGGTCACAAGCAGAAGTACCGCGTCATCGACTTCGATCGCACCAAGGACGGCGTGCCCGCCACCGTGGCGACGATCGAGTACGACCCCAACCGCACCTGCAACATCGCCCTGCTGCACTACCACGACGGCGAGAAGCGCTACATCCTCGCTCCCCGCGACCTGTACGTGGGCGACAAGGTCATGTCCGGTCAGGGCGCCGAGATCCGTCCGGGCAACAGCCTGCCGCTGCGCTACGTGCCCGTGGGCACCACGGTGCACAATGTCGAACTCAAGGCCGGTGCCGGCGCCAAGCTGGCCCGCTCGGCCGGCGTGTCGGTCCAGCTGGTCGCCAAGGAGGGCGATTTCGCCACCCTGCGTCTGCCCAGCACCGAGATGCGCCGTGTGCCCATCGACTGCCGGGCCACGATCGGCGAGGTCGGCAACCGTCAGCACGAGCTCGTCAAGATCGGCAAGGCCGGCCGCAACCGCTGGAAGGGCAAGCGCCCGCAGACTCGCGGCGTCGCCATGAACCCGGTCGACCATCCCCATGGCGGTGGTGAAGGCAAGACCTCTGGTGGACGCCATCCCGTGTCCCCGTGGGGCCAGCCCGAGGGCCGGACCCGCAAGAGCAACCAAGAATCCGACAAGCTGATCGTGCGCCGTCGCCGGACGCGCGGTTCGCGGAGGTAA
- the rplC gene encoding 50S ribosomal protein L3, giving the protein MATKAIIGEKVGMTQVWDEENRVVPVTVLRVSACRVVQVKTPEHDGYSAIQVTLGVKDAGKLTRPEAGHFEKAGVDAGRKLVELRLDDVSEFTVGQEIAVDLLEQGQRVDVTAVSKGKGFAGAMKRHGFGGAPASHGAHKNHRKPGAVGQCATPSRVFKGKKMPGRMGNNKVTTLNLEVVKSDPEAEVLLVRGSVPGPRGATVVIRDAVKGS; this is encoded by the coding sequence ATGGCCACCAAGGCGATCATCGGCGAGAAGGTCGGTATGACGCAGGTCTGGGACGAGGAGAACCGCGTCGTCCCGGTCACCGTGTTGCGCGTGTCCGCGTGCCGTGTCGTGCAGGTCAAGACGCCCGAGCACGACGGCTACAGCGCCATCCAGGTCACGCTCGGCGTGAAGGATGCGGGAAAGCTCACCCGGCCCGAGGCCGGCCACTTCGAAAAGGCCGGCGTCGATGCCGGCCGCAAGCTCGTCGAGCTCCGTCTCGACGACGTTTCGGAGTTCACCGTCGGCCAGGAGATCGCCGTGGACCTGCTCGAGCAGGGCCAGCGTGTCGACGTCACGGCCGTCTCCAAGGGCAAGGGCTTCGCCGGCGCGATGAAGCGTCACGGCTTCGGCGGTGCGCCCGCTTCGCACGGTGCCCACAAGAACCATCGCAAGCCCGGGGCTGTCGGCCAGTGCGCCACCCCCTCCCGTGTGTTCAAGGGCAAGAAGATGCCTGGCCGCATGGGCAACAACAAGGTCACCACGCTCAACCTCGAGGTCGTCAAGAGCGACCCCGAGGCGGAAGTGCTGCTGGTGCGGGGCTCGGTTCCCGGCCCCCGCGGCGCCACCGTGGTCATCCGCGACGCAGTGAAGGGCTCCTGA
- the rplD gene encoding 50S ribosomal protein L4, whose translation MASIAIKSQSGTDAGSAELSDEVFGIEPNIPVMHQVVTAQLAAKRQGTHSTKTRSEVRGGGAKPWRQKGTGRARAGSSNSPIWRGGGIAHGPKPRDYSQKTPKKMIRLALRSALSDRASDGNVIVVDAWNFDTPKTKTALEALSAIGAEGKVLLVLGDGDEMAYRSFRNLTNVHCLHAGELNTYDVLESDVVVFTKETLPGAAPAEQAVSAEGGE comes from the coding sequence ATGGCATCCATCGCGATCAAGAGCCAGTCCGGCACCGACGCCGGCTCGGCCGAACTCTCCGACGAGGTCTTCGGGATCGAACCGAACATCCCCGTCATGCACCAGGTCGTCACGGCGCAGCTCGCGGCGAAGCGCCAGGGCACGCACTCCACCAAGACCCGTTCCGAGGTTCGTGGTGGCGGCGCCAAGCCGTGGCGTCAGAAGGGCACCGGTCGTGCCCGTGCCGGCTCGTCCAACTCGCCGATCTGGCGTGGTGGCGGCATCGCCCACGGCCCCAAGCCGCGCGACTACAGCCAGAAGACCCCCAAGAAGATGATCCGTCTCGCCCTGCGCAGTGCCCTGTCCGATCGGGCCAGCGACGGCAACGTGATCGTGGTCGACGCCTGGAACTTCGACACGCCCAAGACCAAGACCGCACTCGAGGCCCTCTCGGCCATCGGCGCCGAGGGCAAGGTCCTCCTGGTGCTCGGCGACGGCGACGAGATGGCGTACAGGAGCTTCCGCAACCTCACCAACGTGCACTGCCTGCACGCCGGCGAGCTCAACACCTACGACGTGCTGGAAAGCGACGTCGTGGTGTTCACCAAGGAGACCCTCCCGGGTGCGGCTCCGGCCGAGCAGGCCGTTTCCGCCGAAGGAGGCGAGTGA
- the rplE gene encoding 50S ribosomal protein L5: protein MSTTTYIPRLRTKYNEEIRPALRDQLELPNVMMVPRVEKIVLNMGVGEAVASAKLLEGALADMETIAGQKPVITRAKKSLASFKLREDQAIGCKVTLRGDRMYEFLDRLISLAIPRIRDFRGLSPKSFDGNGNYTFGVTEQLMFPEIDYDKVDTTRGMDITIVTTATTNDHGRALLAAFAFPFRREGQ from the coding sequence ATGAGCACCACCACCTACATCCCGCGCCTTCGCACCAAGTACAACGAGGAGATCCGACCGGCCCTGAGGGACCAGCTCGAGCTCCCCAACGTGATGATGGTGCCGAGGGTCGAGAAGATCGTCCTCAACATGGGCGTCGGCGAAGCCGTCGCCTCGGCCAAGCTGCTCGAAGGGGCACTGGCCGACATGGAGACGATCGCCGGCCAGAAGCCCGTCATCACCCGGGCCAAGAAGAGCCTCGCGAGCTTCAAGCTCCGTGAGGACCAGGCCATTGGCTGCAAGGTCACCCTTCGGGGCGACCGCATGTACGAATTCCTGGATCGCCTCATCTCGTTGGCGATCCCGCGAATCAGAGATTTCCGAGGGCTCTCGCCGAAGTCGTTCGACGGCAACGGCAACTACACCTTCGGTGTGACCGAACAACTCATGTTCCCCGAGATCGACTACGACAAGGTCGACACCACCCGGGGAATGGACATCACGATCGTCACGACGGCGACGACGAACGACCACGGTCGAGCACTGCTCGCCGCGTTCGCCTTCCCGTTCCGACGCGAGGGGCAGTGA
- the rplN gene encoding 50S ribosomal protein L14 codes for MIQQESRLRVADNSGAKEVLCIKVLGGSKRRYASIGDVFVATVKDAIPGAQVKKGDVVKCVVVRVKKEKRRPDGSYIRFDENAAVLINDQRQPRGTRIFGPVGRELRDKQFMRIVSLAPEVL; via the coding sequence GTGATCCAGCAGGAATCCCGCTTGCGGGTGGCCGACAACTCGGGCGCCAAGGAGGTCTTGTGCATCAAGGTCCTCGGTGGCTCGAAGCGTCGTTATGCCTCGATCGGTGACGTCTTCGTCGCCACGGTCAAGGACGCCATCCCGGGCGCGCAGGTCAAGAAGGGCGACGTCGTCAAGTGCGTCGTCGTCCGCGTGAAGAAGGAAAAGCGTCGTCCGGACGGGAGCTACATCCGGTTCGACGAGAACGCGGCCGTGCTGATCAACGATCAGCGTCAGCCCCGTGGTACCCGCATCTTCGGTCCGGTGGGTCGTGAACTGCGTGACAAGCAGTTCATGCGCATCGTGTCGTTGGCGCCGGAGGTTCTCTGA
- the rpsS gene encoding 30S ribosomal protein S19, translated as MPRSLKKGPFVDDHLLKKVDVLNESGEKKVIKTWSRRSTIIPDMIGHTLAVHDGRKHVPVYVTESMVGHKLGEFAPTRTFKFHAGQERGARR; from the coding sequence ATGCCGCGCAGCCTCAAAAAGGGCCCATTCGTCGACGATCACCTGCTCAAGAAGGTGGACGTGCTCAACGAATCGGGAGAGAAGAAGGTCATCAAGACCTGGTCTCGTCGCTCCACCATCATCCCCGACATGATCGGCCACACCCTGGCCGTCCACGACGGTCGCAAGCACGTCCCGGTCTACGTGACCGAGTCGATGGTCGGCCACAAGCTCGGTGAGTTCGCCCCCACCCGCACCTTCAAGTTCCACGCGGGCCAGGAACGGGGAGCTCGCCGCTGA
- a CDS encoding EAL domain-containing protein produces the protein MRHRGEVDAVSLVTKALDHDEFCLHARPIVRVGHAWRPSHVEILVRMNAPDDGAVLTPDEFLPAAERFGLAHRLDLWVVMHTLEALRRAPAITTCAINLSGVSLGRSTFLQEVSELLDASDIDPGRVCFEITETAAITNGGYADSFISSLRARGCRFALDDFGSGLASFAYLKNLDVDFLKIDGSFVQNILTEEVDGAPRW, from the coding sequence GTGCGTCATCGTGGCGAGGTCGACGCGGTCTCGCTCGTCACCAAAGCACTCGACCACGACGAGTTCTGCCTCCATGCCCGACCGATCGTGCGGGTGGGCCACGCCTGGCGTCCATCACACGTTGAGATTCTCGTCCGGATGAATGCTCCCGACGACGGCGCCGTGCTGACCCCGGACGAGTTCCTGCCCGCCGCGGAGCGGTTCGGTCTGGCCCATCGACTCGACCTCTGGGTCGTGATGCACACGCTCGAGGCCCTTCGCCGCGCGCCGGCCATCACGACGTGTGCGATCAACCTGTCGGGCGTGTCGCTCGGCCGATCGACGTTTCTCCAGGAGGTCAGCGAACTGCTCGATGCCAGCGACATCGACCCGGGGCGTGTGTGCTTCGAGATCACCGAGACGGCGGCGATCACCAATGGCGGCTACGCCGACAGCTTCATCTCGTCGCTGCGGGCTCGCGGCTGCCGGTTCGCGCTCGACGACTTCGGCAGCGGTCTCGCGTCGTTCGCCTACCTGAAGAACCTCGACGTCGACTTCCTGAAGATCGACGGATCGTTCGTACAGAACATCCTCACCGAGGAAGTGGACGGCGCCCCCCGGTGGTGA
- a CDS encoding AI-2E family transporter: protein MTTDAPGDGETRATDTWMAATSVPRWIVKAIALFWLGWIAVYVGTGMVRSLRSLLIVALISLFISFAIEPAVNRMEHRGIRRGLGVWIVYVFLLILVAGFSAAIGTALASQINDFIDDAPELIEDAESWLQTHIDSDIDLDQLQQEFVDDGRAADLATTFADDIVNLGTTLLNIVFQAFTIALFTFYLVAEGPKLRRTVCSFLEPDRQAMVLDVWDLAIRKTGGYIYSRGILALLSAGVHWFAFEIIDLPFPLPLALWVGVISQFIPVIGTYIAGALPVLIGLLEDPRKGLAVLIVIVVYQQVENYIFAPRVTAHTMEIHVAVAFGAVLAGAALLGVVGALLALPFTATAQAFISGYRQHHEVAAETLSGTSARRGRWRRPGSR, encoded by the coding sequence ATGACCACCGACGCGCCCGGCGACGGCGAAACCCGCGCCACCGACACCTGGATGGCCGCCACCAGCGTGCCGAGGTGGATCGTCAAGGCCATCGCCCTGTTCTGGCTCGGGTGGATCGCCGTCTACGTGGGCACCGGCATGGTGCGATCGCTGCGATCGCTCCTGATCGTCGCGCTCATCTCGCTCTTCATCAGCTTCGCCATCGAGCCGGCGGTCAACCGCATGGAACATCGAGGCATTCGACGCGGGCTCGGCGTGTGGATCGTGTATGTCTTCCTGCTGATCCTCGTCGCCGGCTTCTCGGCGGCGATCGGTACGGCACTCGCGTCACAGATCAACGATTTCATCGACGACGCTCCAGAACTGATCGAGGACGCCGAATCCTGGCTCCAGACGCACATCGACAGTGACATCGATCTCGATCAGCTCCAGCAGGAGTTCGTGGACGACGGCCGGGCCGCCGACCTCGCCACCACCTTTGCCGATGACATCGTCAACCTGGGCACGACCCTGCTGAACATCGTGTTCCAAGCGTTCACCATCGCCCTCTTCACCTTCTATCTGGTGGCAGAGGGCCCGAAGCTGCGGCGGACGGTCTGCTCCTTCCTCGAACCCGATCGCCAGGCAATGGTGCTCGACGTATGGGACCTCGCCATCCGCAAGACCGGCGGCTACATCTACTCGCGCGGCATCCTGGCGTTGCTGTCGGCCGGCGTCCACTGGTTCGCCTTCGAGATCATCGATCTCCCGTTTCCGCTACCGCTGGCGCTGTGGGTCGGCGTGATCTCACAGTTCATTCCCGTGATCGGCACCTACATCGCCGGCGCGCTGCCCGTCCTCATCGGCTTGCTCGAGGACCCCAGGAAGGGCCTCGCAGTGCTGATCGTCATCGTGGTCTACCAACAGGTCGAGAACTACATCTTCGCCCCGCGGGTGACTGCGCACACGATGGAGATCCACGTCGCCGTCGCGTTCGGCGCGGTGCTGGCGGGTGCGGCCCTGCTCGGCGTGGTCGGCGCGCTGCTGGCGCTGCCCTTCACGGCCACGGCCCAGGCGTTCATCTCCGGCTATCGCCAGCATCACGAGGTGGCCGCCGAAACCCTGTCCGGCACCTCCGCCCGTCGAGGGCGCTGGCGCAGGCCGGGGTCACGTTGA
- a CDS encoding response regulator transcription factor: MTIRVFLIDDHELVREGLRSVLEREVDIEVVGEAGTAKEAIDRVAACRPDVALVDLMLPDGDGLDVCRWIKKRLPETGCLVLTSYCNDDVLLSAIRAEASGFLLKRTPGTELVRSIRLVANGGSLIDPTVTGRLLDRLRVGRGGGDAALLDALSPQERRLLDHLAEGLTNRQVAERMNLAEKTVKNYVSNLLRKLKMSSRTEAAVFVTTVNAQLATRARRHDGAVSHS, encoded by the coding sequence ATGACCATCCGGGTGTTTCTCATCGACGATCATGAGCTCGTGCGGGAAGGCCTTCGATCGGTGCTCGAGCGCGAGGTCGACATCGAGGTGGTCGGTGAAGCGGGAACGGCCAAAGAGGCCATCGATCGGGTCGCGGCCTGCCGGCCCGACGTGGCGCTGGTGGACCTGATGCTGCCCGACGGCGACGGCCTGGACGTGTGTCGCTGGATCAAGAAACGACTCCCCGAGACCGGCTGTCTGGTCCTCACCTCCTACTGCAACGATGACGTGTTGCTGTCGGCGATCCGGGCCGAGGCTTCCGGCTTTCTCCTGAAGCGCACGCCGGGCACCGAACTGGTGCGGTCGATCCGGCTCGTCGCCAACGGCGGATCGCTGATCGACCCCACCGTCACCGGCCGGCTCCTCGATCGTCTGCGGGTGGGCCGGGGCGGAGGCGACGCGGCGTTGCTCGACGCGCTGAGTCCGCAGGAACGGCGTCTTCTCGATCACCTGGCCGAAGGTCTCACCAACCGACAGGTCGCCGAGCGGATGAACCTGGCCGAGAAGACCGTCAAGAACTACGTGTCGAACCTGCTGCGCAAGCTCAAGATGAGCAGCCGCACCGAGGCGGCCGTCTTCGTGACGACGGTCAACGCCCAGCTGGCGACCCGGGCTCGTCGGCACGACGGCGCCGTGTCGCACTCGTAA
- the rplP gene encoding 50S ribosomal protein L16 — MLMPKKVKHRKQHRGRTRGMSKGATEVTYGDYGIQALEPGWITARQIEAGRIAMTRHIKRGGKVWINVFPDKPVTQKPAETRMGSGKGNPEHWVAVVKPGRILFELSYHEEDIAREAIDRAIQKLPIKARFVSREEGF, encoded by the coding sequence ATGTTGATGCCAAAGAAGGTCAAACACCGCAAGCAGCACCGTGGACGTACCCGCGGGATGTCCAAGGGCGCCACCGAGGTCACCTATGGCGACTACGGCATCCAGGCCCTCGAGCCCGGATGGATCACTGCTCGTCAGATCGAAGCCGGTCGTATCGCCATGACCCGCCACATCAAGCGTGGTGGCAAGGTGTGGATCAACGTCTTCCCCGACAAGCCCGTCACCCAGAAGCCGGCCGAGACCCGCATGGGTTCGGGCAAGGGCAACCCCGAACACTGGGTCGCCGTGGTCAAGCCGGGTCGGATTCTCTTCGAGCTCTCGTACCACGAGGAAGACATCGCTCGCGAGGCCATCGACCGCGCGATCCAGAAGCTGCCGATCAAGGCCCGCTTCGTGAGCCGTGAGGAGGGCTTTTAG
- a CDS encoding S-layer homology domain-containing protein, with product MTITFTKTKVALAIVVAALLVPATAYATHVFDDVPDDKFYAGPVEWAFDNDITTGKSPTSFAPEDNVTRGESVTFLKRYNDNIVEPADTALQADIDNLTAQTYTQAEVDALLADKADTADIPATTVASAERNASLTLTTGNQTAVNTDIATAGPATLLVSAAIEADGDGGNDDNMNCNIDVDGTDGLRQSVSLDANTLDNAAVVTLSQAFPVAAGTHTVIVECNEGLGSGTFVESASLVVLAVD from the coding sequence ATGACCATCACCTTTACCAAGACGAAGGTTGCGCTCGCCATCGTCGTCGCCGCACTGCTCGTGCCCGCGACCGCCTACGCGACACACGTGTTCGACGACGTCCCCGACGACAAGTTCTACGCGGGCCCCGTCGAATGGGCCTTCGACAACGACATCACCACCGGCAAGAGCCCCACCAGCTTCGCCCCCGAGGACAACGTCACCCGCGGCGAGAGCGTCACCTTCCTCAAGCGCTACAACGACAACATCGTCGAACCGGCCGACACCGCCCTCCAAGCCGACATCGACAACCTGACGGCCCAGACCTACACCCAAGCGGAAGTAGATGCGCTTCTGGCCGACAAGGCCGATACCGCCGACATTCCCGCGACCACGGTCGCATCCGCCGAACGGAACGCGAGCCTGACCCTCACCACCGGCAATCAGACAGCGGTGAATACCGACATCGCCACGGCAGGACCGGCAACGCTGCTCGTTTCCGCAGCGATCGAAGCAGACGGAGATGGCGGCAACGACGACAACATGAACTGCAACATCGACGTCGACGGCACGGACGGACTTCGGCAGTCGGTGAGCCTCGATGCCAACACCCTGGACAACGCTGCAGTGGTGACCCTGTCCCAGGCGTTCCCGGTCGCAGCCGGGACCCACACCGTTATCGTGGAATGCAACGAGGGCCTCGGCTCGGGCACGTTCGTCGAGAGCGCGTCGCTCGTCGTTCTCGCAGTCGACTGA
- the rplR gene encoding 50S ribosomal protein L18 gives MAYTAKKRRSDRMRRHYRIRKTMRGTAQRPRLAVFRSNKHISAQVIDDLTGVTLAAASTTEKALRADNNGNAEAAGKCGALLAERAKAAGVDTVVFDRGGFRYHGRVAALADAAREGGLKF, from the coding sequence ATGGCTTACACCGCGAAGAAGCGCCGCAGCGACCGCATGCGTCGCCACTATCGGATCCGCAAGACGATGCGGGGCACCGCCCAGCGTCCGCGCCTTGCCGTGTTCCGTTCCAACAAGCACATCTCCGCGCAGGTGATCGACGACCTCACGGGCGTCACCCTCGCCGCGGCATCCACCACCGAGAAGGCGCTGCGCGCCGACAACAACGGCAACGCCGAAGCAGCCGGCAAGTGCGGTGCGCTCCTCGCGGAGCGGGCCAAGGCGGCCGGCGTCGACACGGTGGTATTCGATCGTGGTGGGTTCCGCTACCACGGCCGGGTTGCGGCGCTTGCCGACGCAGCCCGTGAGGGAGGACTGAAGTTCTGA
- the rpsQ gene encoding 30S ribosomal protein S17 — MAEATPDTGVRENARKVREGLVVSNAMDKTAVVETVDRVRHRRYAKTVQRNKKLHVHDEENTLNVGDRVRVQETRPLSKNKRWRLVEVLERAK, encoded by the coding sequence GTGGCTGAGGCAACCCCTGACACCGGAGTTCGCGAGAACGCCCGCAAGGTCCGCGAGGGTCTCGTGGTGTCGAACGCGATGGACAAGACCGCCGTCGTCGAGACCGTCGACCGCGTTCGTCACCGCCGCTACGCCAAGACCGTGCAGCGCAACAAGAAGCTGCACGTCCACGACGAGGAGAACACCCTCAACGTCGGCGACCGCGTGCGCGTACAGGAGACCCGACCGCTGTCGAAGAACAAGCGCTGGCGTCTCGTGGAAGTCCTGGAGCGTGCCAAGTGA
- the rpmC gene encoding 50S ribosomal protein L29, translating to MAKAKALADLGDTDLLEQLADHKESLFNLRFQFATGQLDDSAAMKAVKKDIARVLTELRAREIADAEAIAATEEATSG from the coding sequence ATGGCGAAGGCAAAGGCGCTCGCCGATCTCGGTGACACCGACCTGCTCGAGCAGTTGGCCGATCACAAGGAGTCGCTGTTCAACCTGCGATTCCAGTTCGCCACCGGCCAGCTCGACGACTCCGCGGCCATGAAGGCCGTGAAGAAAGACATCGCCCGTGTGCTCACCGAGCTCCGGGCCCGCGAGATCGCCGATGCCGAGGCGATCGCCGCAACCGAGGAGGCCACCAGTGGCTGA
- the rplF gene encoding 50S ribosomal protein L6, producing the protein MSRVGSNPIIIPSGVEVSISGADVTVKGTKGTLEQRLPGGISVHEEEGNLIVERPDDTGASKSYHGLCRTLIQNMIIGVTEGFTKELQIQGVGYRATAKGSNALELALGFSHPVNIEAPEGIEFDVPVQTQIFVKGIDKQLVGQVAADIRKWRKPEPYKGKGIRYVDERVIRKAGKAAK; encoded by the coding sequence ATGAGTCGAGTTGGTAGCAACCCCATCATCATCCCGAGCGGTGTCGAGGTCTCGATCAGTGGCGCCGACGTCACGGTCAAGGGCACGAAGGGCACCCTCGAGCAGCGGCTGCCCGGCGGTATCTCGGTGCACGAGGAAGAGGGCAACCTCATCGTCGAGCGCCCCGACGACACCGGCGCCAGCAAGTCGTACCACGGCCTCTGCCGCACCCTGATCCAGAACATGATCATCGGTGTCACCGAAGGCTTCACCAAGGAACTCCAGATCCAGGGCGTTGGCTATCGTGCCACCGCCAAGGGCTCCAACGCCCTCGAGCTCGCGCTCGGTTTCAGCCATCCCGTCAACATCGAGGCCCCCGAGGGCATCGAGTTCGACGTGCCCGTCCAGACGCAGATCTTCGTCAAGGGGATCGACAAGCAGCTGGTCGGTCAGGTGGCCGCCGACATCCGCAAGTGGCGCAAGCCGGAGCCCTACAAGGGCAAGGGAATCCGCTACGTGGACGAGCGTGTGATTCGCAAGGCCGGAAAGGCGGCCAAGTAG